The proteins below are encoded in one region of Campylobacter helveticus:
- a CDS encoding DUF6115 domain-containing protein, translating into MGEELLYLVFIVVLFAAIVAYMYIKDKEQSLKLSKFESVVEDMSKELHYIKKELLSRDAFDEEYNNELLRNEMQILLEKEVANKILPILKSLQGMEHIIEQFQNEQQERLLSLEQKAQSITKLTPNYDAEEQKIIDLFKEGKSIEQIAKDLRIGTGNVELVLKFKRIIK; encoded by the coding sequence ATGGGTGAAGAATTGCTTTATTTAGTATTTATCGTTGTTTTATTTGCTGCTATTGTTGCTTATATGTATATTAAAGACAAGGAGCAAAGTCTTAAATTATCGAAATTTGAAAGTGTTGTTGAGGATATGAGCAAAGAGCTTCACTATATCAAAAAAGAGCTTTTAAGTAGAGATGCCTTTGATGAAGAATACAACAATGAGCTTTTAAGAAACGAAATGCAAATTTTGCTCGAAAAAGAGGTGGCAAATAAAATTTTGCCGATTTTAAAAAGTTTGCAAGGTATGGAGCATATCATCGAGCAGTTTCAAAATGAGCAGCAAGAAAGACTTTTGAGTTTGGAGCAAAAAGCACAAAGCATCACCAAGCTTACGCCAAATTATGACGCTGAGGAGCAAAAGATTATCGATTTGTTTAAAGAAGGCAAAAGCATAGAGCAAATTGCTAAAGATTTAAGAATTGGCACGGGTAATGTTGAGCTTGTGTTAAAATTCAAAAGGATTATAAAATAA
- a CDS encoding cytochrome C translates to MRIFGVLVCCFALFLGACSTEKEQEVKNGVEDEVVQIEQNDEKAELNDNNLPLPVEDGGQ, encoded by the coding sequence ATGAGAATTTTTGGTGTTTTGGTATGTTGTTTTGCCTTGTTTTTGGGTGCTTGTAGCACAGAAAAAGAACAAGAAGTAAAAAATGGTGTTGAAGATGAGGTGGTGCAAATTGAGCAAAATGATGAAAAAGCAGAATTAAATGATAATAATCTTCCTTTACCAGTGGAAGATGGGGGGCAGTAA
- a CDS encoding 16S rRNA (uracil(1498)-N(3))-methyltransferase, producing the protein MQFLYHKEAKNPYIFLEKEDFLHLKVRRVREGESLNLRNFEDDILYTYQVSTLKRNSCVLNLIAQNQIKNPKSGVSLALAVIEPKVLEKILPFFNEMGLEKLILVYCEFSQKNFKIDETRLKKILINSCEQCGRGDLMQIEIYESIDSFLKAYPKVVLVDFEGEKKEFSKEVLYFIGAEGGFSKSEREKIKEKIALNSPFILKSQSAALGVLAKILL; encoded by the coding sequence ATGCAGTTTTTATATCATAAAGAGGCGAAAAATCCTTATATTTTTTTAGAAAAAGAGGATTTTTTACATCTTAAAGTTAGACGCGTAAGAGAGGGAGAAAGCCTAAATTTACGCAATTTTGAAGATGATATTTTATACACTTATCAAGTTAGCACTTTAAAGAGAAATTCCTGCGTTTTAAATCTTATCGCACAAAATCAAATTAAAAATCCAAAAAGCGGAGTTAGTCTTGCTTTAGCCGTTATAGAGCCTAAAGTATTAGAGAAGATTTTACCATTTTTTAATGAAATGGGATTGGAAAAATTAATTTTGGTTTATTGTGAATTTTCTCAAAAAAATTTTAAAATTGATGAAACGCGCTTGAAAAAAATTCTTATCAATTCTTGTGAGCAATGTGGAAGAGGCGATTTGATGCAGATTGAAATTTATGAAAGTATTGATTCATTTTTAAAAGCTTATCCTAAGGTCGTTTTGGTGGATTTTGAGGGAGAAAAGAAAGAATTTAGCAAAGAAGTTTTATATTTTATCGGTGCAGAGGGAGGATTTAGCAAGAGTGAAAGGGAAAAAATTAAAGAAAAAATTGCTCTTAATTCCCCTTTTATTTTGAAAAGTCAAAGTGCAGCTTTGGGTGTTTTGGCAAAAATTTTGCTTTAA
- the moaA gene encoding GTP 3',8-cyclase MoaA translates to MLIDGFGRQIDYLRISVTQRCNFRCLYCMPKIPFDYVPKEELLSFEEMFAFVKELIDRGIRKIRISGGEPLLRRDLSIFIKMIKDYKSDIDLALTSNGFLLKDYAKELKNSGLERINISLDTLDEKKAKKIAQKDVLSFVLAGIDEAIDCGLKVKLNTVALKDLNADELISLLEFAKHKKVQIRFIEFMENIHAYGALKGLKKDEIIAILSKKYAVSLIKKAEFAPVSLYSASGYEFGIIDPHSDTFCKSCNRIRLSAEGLLIPCLYHEDALSIKEAMRSKDIKKALQILTKVLENKPEKNEWKLNNNQISKRAFYQTGG, encoded by the coding sequence ATGCTAATCGATGGTTTTGGTAGGCAAATTGATTATCTCCGCATTTCTGTAACGCAAAGATGTAATTTTCGCTGTCTTTATTGTATGCCTAAAATTCCTTTTGACTATGTCCCCAAAGAAGAGCTTTTGAGTTTTGAAGAGATGTTTGCTTTTGTGAAAGAACTCATCGATAGAGGGATAAGAAAAATCCGCATAAGTGGTGGAGAACCGCTGCTTCGTAGGGATTTAAGCATTTTTATCAAAATGATAAAGGATTATAAAAGTGATATTGATTTGGCTTTAACGAGCAATGGTTTTTTATTAAAAGACTATGCGAAAGAGCTTAAAAATTCTGGTTTAGAGCGTATTAATATCTCCCTTGACACCTTAGATGAAAAAAAGGCAAAAAAGATTGCCCAAAAAGATGTTTTAAGCTTTGTTTTGGCTGGTATTGATGAGGCGATTGATTGCGGATTAAAGGTTAAATTAAATACCGTTGCGCTTAAAGATTTAAATGCTGATGAGTTAATTTCTCTTTTAGAATTTGCTAAACATAAAAAAGTTCAAATTCGCTTCATAGAATTTATGGAAAATATCCACGCATATGGAGCTTTAAAAGGGCTTAAAAAAGATGAAATTATCGCAATTTTATCTAAAAAATACGCAGTATCTTTGATAAAAAAAGCCGAATTTGCTCCTGTGAGTTTGTATAGTGCAAGTGGCTATGAATTTGGCATTATAGACCCCCATAGTGATACATTTTGTAAGAGTTGTAACCGCATAAGATTAAGTGCTGAGGGGCTTTTAATCCCTTGTTTGTATCACGAAGACGCACTTAGCATCAAAGAAGCGATGCGTTCAAAAGACATTAAAAAAGCTTTGCAAATTTTAACGAAGGTGTTAGAAAACAAGCCTGAAAAAAATGAGTGGAAATTAAACAATAATCAAATTTCTAAACGCGCTTTTTATCAAACAGGGGGCTAA
- the rpmE gene encoding 50S ribosomal protein L31 has protein sequence MKKELHPEYVECKVSCACGNTFTTRSNKAELRVDICSNCHPFFTGSEKIVDAAGRVEKFKKKYAMQ, from the coding sequence ATGAAAAAAGAACTTCATCCAGAGTATGTAGAATGCAAGGTTAGTTGTGCTTGTGGAAATACCTTTACCACAAGGTCTAATAAGGCTGAACTAAGAGTTGATATTTGTTCTAATTGCCATCCTTTTTTTACAGGTAGTGAGAAAATTGTCGATGCTGCAGGGCGTGTAGAGAAATTTAAGAAAAAATACGCAATGCAATAA
- a CDS encoding YraN family protein, with product MGLASHLSGILGENRACSFLKKRKFEILERNFHSKFGEIDIIAKKDEILHFIEVKFTQKDYEPYERLDTKKYNKILKTIEFYKLKKQFYNDFQLDLICIKDKEIEFFENISL from the coding sequence ATGGGTTTAGCTTCACATTTAAGCGGAATTTTGGGGGAAAATAGGGCTTGTTCTTTTTTAAAAAAGCGTAAATTTGAGATTTTGGAGAGGAATTTTCACTCTAAATTTGGCGAGATTGATATTATCGCTAAAAAAGATGAGATTTTACATTTCATTGAGGTGAAATTTACGCAAAAAGATTATGAGCCTTATGAAAGGCTTGATACTAAAAAATACAATAAAATTTTAAAAACGATAGAATTTTACAAACTAAAAAAGCAATTTTATAATGATTTTCAGCTTGATTTGATTTGCATTAAAGATAAAGAAATTGAATTTTTTGAGAATATTAGCCTTTAA
- the rlmB gene encoding 23S rRNA (guanosine(2251)-2'-O)-methyltransferase RlmB — protein MIVYGKQVFFYILQKHKELINELYLAKECDKATFSLIAKAGFKIKKLDFKSAQALARGGNHQGFLMDIKEFDFVPFFELKKSEFIVMLCGISDVGNIGAIIRTAYALGVGGLLFVGKNLAKESIVRSSSGAALDLPICLSPDALSALNELKQMEFKLYGADGKGKEIHNFAFPKGKKVLIMGSEGFGLPSKIIQKCDECVGIAMQNDFDSLNVSAAFAILCDRIVHARL, from the coding sequence ATGATAGTCTATGGAAAGCAAGTATTTTTCTATATTTTGCAAAAACATAAAGAGCTAATAAATGAGCTTTATTTGGCAAAAGAGTGTGATAAAGCGACTTTTTCTTTGATAGCAAAAGCTGGTTTTAAGATTAAAAAGCTAGACTTCAAAAGCGCTCAAGCTCTAGCAAGGGGTGGGAATCATCAAGGTTTCTTAATGGACATTAAGGAATTTGATTTCGTGCCTTTTTTTGAGCTTAAAAAAAGCGAATTTATTGTGATGCTTTGTGGTATTAGTGATGTTGGAAATATCGGTGCCATTATACGCACAGCTTATGCTTTAGGCGTTGGAGGTTTGCTTTTTGTAGGAAAAAATTTAGCAAAAGAAAGCATTGTGCGTTCAAGCAGTGGGGCTGCGCTTGATTTACCCATTTGTTTAAGCCCTGATGCTTTGAGTGCGTTAAATGAGCTTAAACAAATGGAATTTAAGCTTTATGGTGCTGATGGAAAAGGCAAAGAAATTCATAATTTCGCCTTTCCAAAAGGTAAGAAAGTTTTAATAATGGGAAGTGAAGGGTTTGGATTACCATCAAAAATAATCCAAAAATGCGATGAGTGCGTTGGTATAGCTATGCAAAATGATTTTGATAGCCTTAATGTTAGCGCAGCTTTTGCAATACTTTGTGATAGGATAGTGCATGCAAGATTATAA
- a CDS encoding LL-diaminopimelate aminotransferase has translation MFDEIRFHTIERLPNYVFAEVNAIKMAARRAGEDIVDFSMGNPDGKTPQHIIDKLCESANKDKTSGYSTSMGIYKLRLAICNWYKRKYGVNLDPESEVVATMGSKEGFVNLARAVINPGDVAIVPTPAYPIHTQAFIIAGGNVSKMPLFYNDKFELDENAFFESLNHALCESVPRARYLVVNFPHNPTTITCERSFYERLVATAKKERFYIISDIAYADLTFDNYKTPSILEVEGAKDVAVETYTLSKSYNMAGWRVGFVVGNKRLIAALKKIKSWFDYGMYTPIQVAATIALDGNEECVEEIRQTYDKRKDVLLEAFANAGWVLQKPRASMFIWARLPESKRYLKSLEFSKQLLQKANVAVSPGLGFGEAGDEFVRIALIENENRIRQAARNIKKFLKD, from the coding sequence ATGTTTGATGAAATTCGTTTCCACACTATAGAAAGACTTCCTAATTATGTTTTTGCAGAGGTTAATGCGATTAAAATGGCAGCAAGAAGAGCAGGGGAGGACATTGTTGATTTTTCTATGGGAAATCCAGATGGTAAAACGCCTCAGCACATTATAGATAAACTTTGCGAAAGTGCAAATAAAGACAAGACTTCAGGCTATTCGACTTCTATGGGAATTTATAAACTGCGTTTAGCAATTTGTAATTGGTATAAAAGAAAATATGGTGTCAATTTAGACCCTGAGAGCGAAGTGGTGGCAACAATGGGTTCAAAAGAGGGCTTTGTCAATCTTGCAAGGGCGGTCATAAACCCCGGTGATGTCGCCATCGTGCCGACCCCAGCTTATCCTATCCATACGCAAGCTTTCATTATCGCAGGTGGAAATGTTTCTAAAATGCCACTTTTTTACAATGATAAATTTGAGCTTGATGAAAATGCTTTTTTTGAAAGTTTAAATCACGCACTTTGCGAGAGTGTGCCAAGGGCGCGTTATTTGGTTGTTAATTTTCCGCATAATCCCACAACAATCACTTGTGAGAGAAGCTTTTATGAAAGGCTTGTTGCTACGGCTAAAAAAGAGCGTTTTTATATTATTAGCGATATTGCTTATGCGGATTTAACTTTTGATAATTATAAAACCCCTTCGATTTTAGAGGTAGAGGGTGCTAAAGATGTCGCTGTGGAAACTTATACCCTTTCTAAATCTTACAATATGGCAGGTTGGCGTGTGGGTTTTGTCGTGGGAAATAAACGCCTCATCGCCGCTCTTAAAAAAATTAAATCTTGGTTTGATTATGGTATGTATACGCCCATACAAGTTGCAGCTACCATAGCTTTAGATGGTAATGAAGAGTGCGTGGAAGAAATTCGTCAAACTTATGATAAAAGAAAAGATGTTTTGCTTGAAGCCTTTGCTAATGCGGGGTGGGTTTTGCAAAAACCTAGAGCAAGTATGTTTATATGGGCGCGTTTGCCAGAAAGCAAAAGGTATTTAAAAAGTTTAGAATTCTCCAAGCAACTTTTACAAAAGGCTAATGTTGCGGTAAGTCCCGGACTTGGTTTTGGAGAAGCTGGAGATGAATTTGTAAGAATTGCCTTAATAGAAAATGAAAATCGCATACGCCAAGCTGCGAGAAACATTAAAAAATTCCTAAAAGATTAA
- the rsmI gene encoding 16S rRNA (cytidine(1402)-2'-O)-methyltransferase, whose protein sequence is MLYFIPTPIGNLGDISLRSLELLNVCRFVFCEDTRVCKHLIALLNERFQTSIKPYKILSLHSHNEKEVLEKLDLELFKDNVAYLSDAGMPGISDPGFALVQFALKHKLSYEVLPGANAALVALVSSNLCEKEFIFLGFLANKGKERQKDIENLLSNPYPSVLYESPKRILSLVQNIAKLEPEKELFAMKEISKKFQTSFRGRAKNLAKELESVNLSGEWVLVVAKSLHNFAHNSLCEEDILALDLPLKVKSKLLAKMSGKNSKELYQKLLLSQNEVK, encoded by the coding sequence ATGCTTTATTTTATTCCTACTCCCATAGGAAATTTAGGCGATATTAGCTTACGCTCCTTAGAGCTTTTAAATGTTTGCAGATTTGTATTTTGTGAAGATACGAGAGTTTGTAAGCATTTGATTGCCCTATTAAACGAAAGGTTTCAAACCTCCATTAAACCCTACAAAATTCTTTCTTTACACTCACACAATGAAAAGGAAGTGCTTGAAAAACTTGACTTAGAGCTTTTTAAAGATAATGTAGCATATTTAAGCGATGCTGGTATGCCGGGCATTAGTGACCCAGGATTTGCTTTAGTTCAATTTGCCTTAAAACATAAGCTTTCGTATGAGGTTTTGCCCGGTGCAAATGCTGCTTTAGTCGCGCTTGTCAGTTCAAATTTGTGCGAAAAGGAATTTATCTTTCTTGGTTTTTTGGCAAATAAGGGCAAGGAAAGACAAAAAGATATAGAAAATTTGCTTTCAAATCCTTATCCTAGTGTGCTTTATGAATCTCCCAAGCGAATTCTTTCTTTGGTGCAAAACATCGCAAAACTTGAACCAGAAAAAGAACTTTTCGCAATGAAAGAAATTAGTAAAAAATTTCAAACTTCGTTTAGAGGTCGTGCTAAAAATCTCGCCAAAGAATTAGAAAGTGTAAATTTAAGTGGAGAATGGGTTTTGGTTGTGGCAAAGTCTCTACACAATTTTGCCCATAATTCACTTTGTGAGGAAGATATTTTGGCACTTGACTTGCCTTTGAAAGTTAAAAGTAAGCTTTTGGCTAAGATGAGTGGAAAAAATTCTAAAGAGCTTTATCAAAAACTGCTTTTAAGTCAAAATGAGGTAAAATAA
- a CDS encoding 6-pyruvoyl trahydropterin synthase family protein, which yields MIIRKMFEFENAHIVRFCSSKRCKTSIHGHSYRIEILLESRYLDNAGMVYDFGLLKNEIKQIIDSFDHAITLFKNDDEGYLEEMKKHSHRWVVLPVNVSAENFCRVFFVLIDSLLEKTKMQNGEKGVKLQSIIIHETRTGYAQGFREDAYSEILPKIALEDIEFSKAIKAEWSDEGFYEKLCGAYTFINPKEL from the coding sequence ATGATTATAAGAAAAATGTTTGAATTTGAGAACGCGCATATTGTGAGATTTTGCTCTTCGAAGCGTTGTAAAACTAGCATACACGGACATTCTTATAGGATTGAGATTTTGCTTGAAAGTCGGTATTTGGATAATGCGGGTATGGTTTATGATTTTGGACTTTTGAAAAATGAAATTAAGCAAATTATAGATAGTTTTGACCACGCGATAACGCTTTTTAAGAATGATGATGAGGGATATCTTGAAGAGATGAAAAAGCACTCTCATCGTTGGGTGGTTTTGCCCGTAAATGTGAGTGCGGAGAATTTTTGTCGTGTCTTTTTTGTCCTTATTGATTCTTTGCTGGAAAAAACAAAAATGCAAAATGGCGAAAAAGGCGTTAAGCTTCAAAGCATTATTATCCACGAGACAAGGACAGGCTATGCGCAAGGCTTTAGAGAAGATGCTTATAGTGAAATTTTGCCTAAGATAGCCTTAGAAGACATCGAATTTTCTAAGGCGATTAAAGCAGAGTGGAGCGATGAGGGCTTTTATGAAAAGCTTTGCGGAGCTTATACTTTTATCAACCCTAAGGAGTTATGA
- the trxA gene encoding thioredoxin, translating into MGKYIELTSENFATAKEGVALVDFWAPWCGPCRMLAPVIDELANDFDGKAKICKVNTDEQGDLAAEYGVRSIPTLIFFKNGEVVAQLVGAQSKQTIADKINSLL; encoded by the coding sequence ATGGGAAAATATATTGAATTAACCTCAGAAAATTTTGCGACAGCAAAAGAGGGTGTGGCTTTGGTGGATTTTTGGGCGCCTTGGTGCGGACCTTGCAGAATGTTAGCACCTGTGATTGACGAGCTTGCAAACGATTTTGATGGCAAGGCTAAAATTTGTAAGGTCAATACAGACGAGCAGGGCGATTTGGCGGCTGAGTATGGTGTTCGCTCTATACCGACTTTGATTTTCTTTAAAAATGGCGAAGTTGTAGCACAGCTTGTAGGTGCGCAGTCAAAACAAACCATCGCTGATAAAATCAACTCTTTACTTTAA
- a CDS encoding 7-carboxy-7-deazaguanine synthase QueE — translation MQIVESFLSVQGEGKFAGRLAVFVRFAGCNFNCVGFKVKRQKEGRELLGCDTIRAVFTKEYQKTYEDLNANELFARVLNLAKDFKPIIVITGGEPLIHHKKAEFLKFITLLLRAKFKVHFETNASIQIDFKKYPLYKKCVFSLGVKLSNSGISKDKRLNFKALKAFRKEAKKSFYKFVLDEGFLSKAKGEIEEILSVVKNEVYCMPLGENEEKLKKNALALVKFCLENGYNYSDRIHIRLWEDKEGV, via the coding sequence ATGCAAATTGTTGAGAGTTTTTTAAGTGTGCAGGGGGAGGGAAAATTTGCTGGGCGTTTGGCTGTTTTTGTGCGTTTTGCTGGTTGCAATTTTAACTGTGTGGGCTTTAAAGTTAAAAGGCAAAAAGAGGGTAGGGAGCTTTTGGGTTGCGATACCATAAGGGCTGTTTTTACCAAAGAGTATCAAAAAACTTATGAGGATTTAAACGCAAATGAGCTTTTTGCAAGGGTGTTAAATTTGGCTAAAGACTTTAAGCCTATTATTGTTATTACGGGTGGAGAGCCTTTGATACATCATAAAAAGGCTGAGTTTTTAAAATTTATCACACTTTTATTAAGAGCAAAATTTAAGGTGCATTTTGAAACAAATGCAAGCATTCAAATTGATTTTAAAAAGTATCCTTTGTATAAAAAATGCGTTTTTTCACTTGGGGTAAAGCTTAGTAATAGTGGCATTTCAAAAGATAAAAGATTAAATTTCAAGGCGTTAAAAGCTTTTAGAAAGGAAGCGAAAAAAAGTTTTTATAAATTTGTTTTAGACGAGGGTTTTTTGTCTAAGGCGAAAGGCGAGATTGAGGAAATTTTAAGCGTTGTGAAAAATGAAGTTTATTGTATGCCTTTGGGTGAAAATGAAGAGAAGCTTAAAAAAAATGCCCTAGCACTTGTTAAATTTTGCTTAGAAAATGGCTATAATTACTCAGATAGAATACACATAAGGCTTTGGGAAGATAAAGAGGGCGTATGA
- a CDS encoding SAM-dependent methyltransferase — MTEALHLNKQDKINLGSFYTTEFLIDEVYFMLQKYVDFKDFVLLDSSCGSGNFLCDNALIKSGITRDSFSKIIGVDIDKTAIDFARKRLDSSVILLHKNALCNVSRQGFHIPESSRLIVVGNPPYNDRTSIVQSALKNTESIMIDSALQARDIGISFLRSYEKLNADFICVLHPLSYLIKSANFQALKDFVKSYKLLDSIIISSQVFCQDSKGYFPIIIALYQKDKKGMDYDFIKNFNFQTIGGKNFRLNDFDFISNYIDKYPNKKRVASSQIKAMFYTMRDINALRRSKTFMNKENSNTIFVPQDKYSLYCYVDVFKKFLAHIPYYFGNCDVMIDYEKFKNLEFNFIKASESGVIDSKIKQYFKDLLGVHYENPKM, encoded by the coding sequence ATGACAGAAGCACTTCATCTAAATAAGCAAGATAAAATTAATTTGGGTAGTTTTTACACTACTGAATTTTTAATAGACGAAGTCTATTTTATGCTTCAAAAATATGTAGATTTTAAAGATTTTGTGCTGCTTGATAGCTCGTGTGGGAGTGGGAATTTTTTATGCGACAATGCGTTGATTAAGAGCGGGATTACAAGAGATAGCTTTAGCAAAATTATAGGTGTAGATATTGATAAAACCGCCATAGATTTTGCAAGAAAAAGGCTAGATTCTAGTGTAATTTTGCTACATAAAAATGCGCTCTGTAATGTGAGTAGGCAGGGCTTTCATATCCCAGAATCTAGTAGGCTTATTGTAGTGGGTAATCCACCCTATAACGATAGAACTTCTATTGTGCAGAGTGCATTGAAAAATACAGAATCAATAATGATAGATTCTGCTCTACAAGCGCGCGATATTGGCATAAGCTTTTTGCGCTCTTATGAGAAATTGAATGCGGATTTTATTTGTGTGTTACATCCACTTTCTTATTTGATAAAAAGCGCAAATTTTCAAGCTTTAAAAGACTTCGTAAAATCCTATAAACTTTTAGATTCTATAATCATTAGCTCACAAGTATTTTGCCAAGATTCTAAGGGATATTTTCCCATTATCATTGCCCTTTATCAAAAAGATAAAAAAGGAATGGATTATGATTTTATAAAAAACTTTAACTTTCAAACTATAGGGGGTAAAAATTTTAGATTAAATGATTTTGATTTTATAAGTAATTATATTGATAAATATCCTAATAAAAAGCGTGTAGCAAGCTCTCAAATCAAAGCGATGTTTTACACAATGCGTGATATTAACGCTTTGCGCCGCTCAAAAACTTTTATGAATAAAGAAAATAGCAATACAATTTTTGTCCCACAAGATAAATATAGCCTTTACTGCTATGTTGATGTGTTTAAAAAATTCTTAGCTCATATTCCATATTATTTTGGAAATTGTGATGTGATGATTGATTATGAGAAATTTAAGAATCTAGAATTCAACTTTATCAAAGCAAGTGAAAGTGGCGTAATAGATTCTAAAATCAAGCAATATTTTAAAGACTTACTAGGAGTGCATTATGAGAATCCAAAAATGTGA
- a CDS encoding homoserine dehydrogenase — protein MNVALLGYGSVGSAVAEALIENKEIIKARCGEEIKPIIALARSPKPNALIPVVSDVNEILKREDIDVYVELMGGVEFAYELVYKLLKEGKKVVTANKAMLAYYRYELESLVGKLAFEASVAGGIPIIKALKEGLAANKIISIKGILNGTSNYILSAMSERGDDFEDTLKKAQKLGYAEANPSFDISGEDAAHKLLILASLAYGIRAKPEEILCEGISDINALDMYFAKEFDYTIKLLGIAKAQDFSVELRVHPTLIPKDTMIAKVNGVMNAVSIVGDLLGESLYYGAGAGGKATASAVVANLMEFARENYFEPMLGFKQNLPFTLLKKEEIFTKYYLRLKVEDKIGVLSKITNLMSECGISVDSFLQKPKINEPHSTLFFTTHKSYEKSIRKLLKALKEQEFIKASPFMMRIEE, from the coding sequence ATGAATGTAGCACTTTTGGGTTATGGGAGTGTCGGTTCTGCTGTGGCTGAGGCTTTGATAGAAAATAAAGAAATCATTAAAGCAAGATGTGGCGAAGAGATAAAGCCTATCATTGCTCTTGCAAGAAGCCCTAAGCCAAATGCCCTAATCCCTGTTGTGAGTGATGTTAATGAAATTTTAAAGCGTGAAGATATTGATGTGTATGTTGAGCTTATGGGCGGTGTGGAATTTGCTTATGAGCTTGTATATAAGCTTTTGAAAGAGGGTAAAAAGGTCGTAACTGCAAATAAGGCAATGCTTGCTTATTATCGTTATGAGCTTGAAAGTTTAGTGGGAAAATTAGCTTTTGAGGCGAGTGTGGCTGGGGGAATTCCTATCATTAAAGCTCTAAAAGAGGGTTTAGCGGCAAATAAAATTATAAGCATTAAAGGCATACTAAATGGCACGAGCAATTATATCTTAAGTGCGATGAGTGAGAGAGGGGATGATTTTGAAGATACGCTTAAAAAAGCACAAAAATTAGGCTACGCAGAGGCTAATCCAAGCTTTGACATTAGTGGAGAAGATGCAGCACATAAGCTTTTGATTTTGGCAAGTCTTGCCTATGGTATCAGGGCAAAGCCTGAGGAAATTTTGTGCGAGGGCATTAGCGATATAAATGCTCTTGATATGTATTTTGCAAAGGAATTTGACTATACCATTAAGCTTTTGGGAATTGCTAAGGCGCAAGATTTTAGTGTCGAGCTTAGAGTGCATCCTACGCTCATTCCAAAAGATACAATGATAGCTAAGGTAAATGGCGTGATGAATGCTGTGAGTATCGTTGGCGATTTACTGGGCGAGAGTCTTTATTATGGAGCTGGAGCAGGTGGGAAGGCGACAGCAAGTGCTGTGGTGGCGAATTTAATGGAATTTGCAAGAGAGAATTATTTTGAACCAATGCTTGGTTTTAAGCAAAATTTACCTTTTACCTTGCTCAAAAAAGAAGAAATTTTTACAAAATATTATCTAAGGCTTAAGGTCGAGGATAAAATAGGCGTTTTGTCTAAAATCACAAATTTAATGAGCGAGTGCGGAATTTCTGTGGACAGTTTTTTGCAAAAGCCTAAAATTAATGAGCCTCATAGCACACTTTTTTTTACCACACATAAAAGCTATGAAAAAAGTATAAGAAAACTACTCAAGGCTTTAAAAGAGCAAGAATTTATAAAAGCTAGCCCTTTTATGATGCGTATAGAAGAATAA